From a region of the Labrus mixtus chromosome 5, fLabMix1.1, whole genome shotgun sequence genome:
- the kctd9a gene encoding BTB/POZ domain-containing protein KCTD9a — MRRVTLFINGTCKNGKVVAVYGTLSDLLSVASNKLGIKASCLYNGKGGLIDDIALIRDDDVLYVSEGDPFIDPQNEAKVISDQHGAHTDWLTLNIGGRPFTTTRSTLVSKEPESMLAHMFREKDVWGNKQDEHGAYLIDRSPEYFEPILNYLRHGQLIINEGINIRGVLEEARFFGIEQLAEQLEAAIKNSQPPEDHSPISRKEFVRFLLATPTKSELRCQGLNFSGADLSRLDLRYINFKMANLSRCNLSHANLCCSNLERADLSGANLDGANLQGVKMLCSHAEGASLKGCNFEDPSGLKANLEGANLKGVDMEGSQMTGINLRVATLKNAKLKNCNLRGATLAGTDLENCDLSGCDLQEANLRGSNVKGAIFEEMLTPLHMSQSVR; from the exons ATGAGAAGAGTTACCTTATTTATTAACGGGACATGTAAAAATGGCAAG gtTGTAGCAGTGTACGGGACCTTGTCAGACTTATTATCCGTAGCCAGCAATAAGTTAGGAATCAAAGCCTCCTGTTTGTACAATGGAAAAGGTGGTCTCATAGATGACATAGCTCTTATAAG AGATGATGACGTGTTGTATGTGTCAGAAGGAGATCCATTTATTG ATCCTCAAAATGAAGCCAAGGTTATATCTGATCAGCACGGAGCACACACTGATTGGCTGACACTTAATATTGGTGGTCGTcccttcaccaccaccag GAGCACCTTAGTAAGCAAAGAGCCAGAGAGTATGCTTGCTCACATGTTTCGAGAGAAAG ATGTGTGGGGGAACAAGCAGGACGAGCATGGAGCTTACTTAATCGACCGCAGCCCTGAATACTTTGAGCCCATTCTCAACTACCTAAGACATGGACAGCTCATTATTAATGAAGGCATAAATATACGAG GTGTTCTCGAGGAGGCTCGCTTCTTTGGAATAGAGCAACTTGCTGAACAGCTAGAAGCCGCAATCAAG AACTCACAACCACCCGAGGACCACTCTCCCATCTCCCGAAAAGAGTTTGTTCGTTTTCTTCTGGCAACACCAACCAAATCAGAGCTCCGCTGTCAG GGTCTTAACTTCAGTGGCGCTGATCTTTCCCGACTTGATCTACGTTACATCAATTTCAAGATGGCCAATCTGAGCCGTTGCAATCTTTCACATGCCAACCTGTGCTGCTCTAATCTAGAGCGAGCCGATCTGTCTGGAGCCAACCTGGAT GGTGCCAATTTACAGGGTGTGAAGATGCTGTGTTCGCATGCAGAGGGAGCTTCTCTCAAAGGATGCAACTTTGAAGATCCATCCGGTCTGAAGGCCAACCTGGAAG GTGCTAACCTGAAAGGAGTGGACATGGAAGGAAGCCAGATGACTGGGATTAACCTGCGTGTGGCCACTCTGAAAAATGCAAAGCTGAAGAATTGCAACCTGCGGGGAGCCACTTTAGCAGGGACGGATCTCGAG AACTGCGACCTGTCCGGCTGCGATCTACAAGAAGCCAACCTGAGAGGGTCCAATGTAAAAGGAGCCATTTTTGAAGAGATGCTGACCCCTCTGCACATGTCTCAGAGTGTCAGATAA
- the ankrd39 gene encoding ankyrin repeat domain-containing protein 39, with the protein MALDRHQCSCCSHKVSSPSVYQTLNEMDFERGIWSAAMDGDLERVKTLVQKGTDPDLRDAAGYTALHYASRSGHHTVCKFLLENGACASPQTPGGATPLHRSAYCGHLDVVRLLLQHRADPMTCDDDGASPLHKAAERGQEEVCQLLLEHSPALCSQVNKRLQLPCQLAPKGDLQELLKPSG; encoded by the exons ATGGCGTTGGATAGACATCAATGTTCGTGTTGCTCCCATAAAGTCTCTTCTCCCAGTGTTTACCAGACTCTGAATGAAATGGATTTTGAACGAG GTATCTGGTCTGCTGCAATGGACGGGGACCTGGAGCGAGTTAAAACCTTGGTCCAGAAAGGCACAGACCCTGACCTGAGAGATGCAGCTGGATACACAGCTCTG cacTATGCAAGTCGCAGTGGCCATCACACTGTATGCAAGTTTCTTCTGGAGAATGGTGCTTGTGCATCTCCCCAGACACCAGGCGGTGCAACACCGCTCCATCGATCTGCTTACTGTGGTCATCTTGACGTGGTTCGACttctgctgcagcacagagcagaTCCGATGACCTGTGACGACGATGGTGCATCACCTTTACATAAG GCAGCAGAACGAGGTCAGGAGGAGGTGTGCCAGCTGCTTCTTGAGCACAGTCCAGCGCTCTGCAGCCAGGTGAACAAGAGGCTGCAGCTACCCTGCCAGCTAGCACCCAAGGGAGACCTGCAGGAGCTCTTAAAACCATCTGGGTGA